In a genomic window of Aggregatimonas sangjinii:
- a CDS encoding TrpB-like pyridoxal phosphate-dependent enzyme, with product MKQRKFTLSENEIPENWYNIVADMPNKPLPPLHPGTLEPIGPEALSPLFPMALIEQEVSTEKWVSIPDEVRHLYSLWRPTPLYRAYELEKALDTPAKIYYKYEGVSPSGSHKPNTAVPQAYYSKQEGVKRITTETGAGQWGSALSFACQHFGIACDVYMVKLSYNHKPYRKSMMNAWGANVFASPTNLTEAGRKILAENPESPGSLGIAISEAVEMAAQREDTKYALGSVLNHVKLHQTIIGQEAIKQMEKAGDMPDIVVAPFGGGSNFAGLAFPFLRLNLEEGKNIRCIASEPTSCPKLTRGVFRYDFGDTGGMTPLLPMYTLGHDFVPAPIHAGGLRYHGAGVIVSQLLKDNLIEAVAHDNLEVFEAGVLFAKTEGIIPAPEATHGIATVIAEAKKCKEEGVSKTILFNLCGHGNFDMKAYDDYFAGKIVKHELSQEEINTSIARLNTPEIE from the coding sequence ATGAAGCAACGTAAATTTACGCTCTCCGAAAACGAAATTCCTGAAAATTGGTATAATATCGTTGCCGATATGCCCAATAAACCTCTTCCACCATTGCATCCGGGTACCTTGGAACCTATCGGTCCTGAAGCTTTATCGCCTTTATTTCCCATGGCGCTCATCGAACAGGAAGTAAGCACGGAAAAATGGGTTTCGATTCCCGATGAGGTACGTCATCTCTATTCCTTATGGAGACCTACCCCTTTGTACCGCGCATACGAACTTGAGAAGGCATTGGACACTCCGGCCAAAATCTATTACAAATACGAGGGCGTTAGTCCTTCGGGTTCGCACAAGCCCAATACAGCGGTTCCTCAAGCCTATTACAGCAAACAGGAAGGCGTGAAAAGAATCACCACCGAAACCGGAGCAGGTCAATGGGGTAGTGCGTTGAGCTTTGCGTGCCAACATTTCGGTATTGCCTGCGATGTATATATGGTGAAGCTTTCCTATAATCACAAGCCTTATCGAAAATCGATGATGAACGCCTGGGGGGCGAATGTATTTGCCTCGCCGACCAATCTTACAGAGGCGGGTCGAAAAATACTAGCCGAAAACCCGGAGAGTCCCGGTTCGCTCGGAATCGCCATTTCTGAGGCCGTAGAAATGGCCGCCCAACGCGAAGACACTAAATATGCCTTGGGAAGTGTGCTCAACCATGTAAAATTACACCAGACAATAATTGGACAGGAAGCCATCAAACAGATGGAAAAAGCCGGCGATATGCCCGATATCGTAGTCGCCCCTTTTGGGGGAGGCTCTAATTTCGCCGGGCTGGCTTTTCCGTTTTTACGGTTGAATTTAGAAGAAGGCAAAAACATACGCTGTATCGCCAGTGAGCCGACCTCTTGCCCTAAATTGACCAGAGGTGTCTTCAGATACGATTTCGGAGATACGGGCGGAATGACCCCATTGTTGCCGATGTATACCTTAGGGCACGATTTCGTTCCCGCGCCCATTCACGCGGGTGGACTTCGATATCATGGTGCCGGTGTTATCGTTAGCCAATTATTGAAGGACAATTTAATAGAAGCAGTGGCCCATGACAATTTGGAAGTGTTCGAGGCAGGAGTGCTATTCGCCAAAACAGAGGGAATCATACCCGCTCCCGAGGCTACGCATGGTATTGCAACCGTAATCGCTGAAGCGAAAAAGTGCAAGGAAGAGGGAGTTTCCAAAACCATCTTGTTCAACCTTTGTGGTCATGGCAATTTTGACATGAAAGCCTATGATGATTATTTTGCGGGAAAAATCGTTAAGCATGAATTGTCGCAAGAAGAAATCAACACATCGATCGCGCGATTGAATACTCCCGAAATCGAGTAG
- a CDS encoding tail fiber domain-containing protein, which produces MKKNYFIFLLAIFFSGIAIAQDPQKNFINYQGVARNGADQIMANEAMTIGIALKVGSTSVAAAYVENHSVTTDANGVFSLRIGSGEAVSGDYYNIPWGSAATFVTVSINGSEIGTTEMMAVPYALSSGDAPQRAHQVPYDNAASGLTATNTQEAIDELVGGSTVDADADPTNELQTISFDVASNQISLTDGGTITIPSGGTDADADPENELQTLAFDAGTNELSLSDGNTVTIPSGGTDADADPTNEIQTISFDAASNQISLTDGGTITIPSGGTDADADPTNEIQTISFDIGTNELSLSDGGTVTLPSGGTDADADPTNELQDISLAGTELTISDGSTIDLAPIVPPGGSDDQNLELTADVLSIEGGTGTVDLSTYRDDADADPTNEIQTLSFDSTTSELSLSDGNTVSLPNGGGGATSINELSDGKAAGNSVFLGLNAGANAITDGSGNNVAIGVDALYSNTRGYGNTANGASALRYNTTGALNTANGASALRYNTTGERNTANGAEALALNTTGERNTANGASALTFNTTGGRNTANGSGALAFNTTGARNTANGASALFSNTSGRENTANGASALLFNTTGALNTANGASALRSNTTGERNTANGASALRSNTTGAQNTANGAEALLLNTTGALNTANGALALWLNTTGRENTANGAAALRSNTTGERNTANGAEALLLNTTGALNTANGALALRFNTTGALNTANGASALRSNTTGERNTANGASALRSNTTGEQNTANGAFALTSNTTGVRNTANGSGALALNTTGALNTANGGGALAFNTTGDQNTANGARALRSNETGSFNTAIGSEALENSTGSYNVAIGHNALSLVTAGDNNIGLGSDARVPNTTGSHQVRIGNTQITYAGIQVSWTTTSDARWKEHIRELPYGLNMVAQLRPVDYRRKNNNKKTREIGFIAQEVEQVLSDLGYQDQGVLTKDDNGFMSLRYNDFIPVLTKAIQEQQKIIDEQAKKIADQEEKFQDQEGRLQKLEAAFLANN; this is translated from the coding sequence ATGAAAAAAAATTACTTTATCTTTTTATTGGCGATATTCTTCTCCGGAATCGCGATCGCCCAAGATCCACAAAAAAACTTTATCAACTATCAGGGCGTGGCTCGGAACGGTGCAGACCAGATCATGGCCAATGAGGCGATGACCATAGGTATCGCCCTGAAAGTGGGTAGCACTTCCGTTGCGGCCGCCTATGTCGAAAACCATTCGGTCACGACGGATGCCAATGGCGTATTCAGTCTTAGGATCGGTAGCGGGGAAGCCGTTTCCGGAGATTACTACAACATCCCCTGGGGCAGTGCGGCTACCTTCGTAACGGTCTCGATAAACGGGTCCGAGATCGGTACCACCGAAATGATGGCCGTACCCTATGCCCTTAGTTCGGGCGACGCGCCGCAACGGGCCCACCAGGTGCCCTACGATAATGCCGCTTCGGGCCTGACGGCGACAAACACACAAGAGGCCATCGACGAATTGGTCGGAGGCAGTACAGTCGATGCAGATGCCGATCCCACCAACGAGCTACAGACCATTAGTTTTGATGTTGCAAGCAACCAAATCAGTCTTACGGATGGTGGTACGATTACCATCCCCAGCGGGGGGACTGATGCGGATGCGGATCCAGAAAATGAATTGCAGACCCTTGCCTTCGATGCGGGTACCAATGAATTGAGCCTGTCGGATGGGAATACGGTAACGATTCCCAGCGGAGGTACAGATGCCGATGCGGATCCCACCAACGAGATACAGACCATTAGTTTCGATGCGGCAAGCAACCAGATTAGCCTTACCGATGGTGGTACGATTACCATCCCTAGCGGGGGTACCGATGCAGATGCCGATCCTACCAATGAAATTCAAACCATTAGCTTTGATATTGGCACAAATGAATTAAGTCTGTCTGACGGAGGGACCGTTACTTTACCAAGCGGCGGAACCGATGCGGACGCCGATCCAACTAATGAACTACAGGATATTTCTTTAGCGGGTACCGAGCTGACCATTTCTGATGGTTCTACCATTGATTTGGCGCCCATAGTTCCACCAGGGGGTAGCGATGATCAAAACCTTGAATTGACGGCGGACGTATTGAGCATTGAGGGTGGTACGGGTACTGTTGACCTTAGCACCTATCGTGATGATGCCGATGCGGATCCAACCAATGAAATACAAACCTTGAGCTTTGATTCAACCACCAGCGAACTGAGCCTAAGCGATGGTAATACGGTAAGCTTGCCCAATGGGGGTGGCGGTGCAACAAGTATTAACGAACTATCAGATGGAAAAGCAGCTGGAAACTCAGTGTTTCTAGGGTTAAATGCGGGTGCCAATGCCATTACTGATGGCTCAGGTAACAATGTCGCTATTGGCGTAGACGCACTTTATTCCAACACCAGGGGCTATGGAAATACGGCCAATGGGGCATCGGCACTTCGATATAACACCACGGGCGCGCTAAATACGGCCAATGGGGCATCGGCACTTCGATACAACACCACGGGCGAGCGAAATACGGCCAATGGGGCTGAGGCACTTGCTCTCAACACCACGGGCGAGCGAAATACGGCCAATGGGGCATCGGCACTTACTTTCAACACCACGGGCGGGCGAAATACGGCCAATGGGTCTGGAGCACTTGCTTTCAACACCACGGGCGCGCGAAATACGGCCAATGGGGCATCGGCACTTTTTTCCAACACCTCGGGCAGGGAAAATACGGCCAATGGGGCATCGGCACTTTTGTTCAACACTACGGGCGCGCTAAATACAGCCAATGGGGCATCGGCACTTCGATCCAACACCACGGGCGAGCGAAATACGGCCAATGGGGCATCGGCACTTCGATCCAACACCACGGGCGCGCAAAATACGGCCAATGGGGCTGAGGCACTTTTGTTGAACACTACGGGCGCGCTAAATACGGCCAATGGGGCATTGGCACTTTGGTTGAACACTACGGGCCGGGAAAATACGGCCAATGGGGCAGCGGCACTTCGATCCAACACCACGGGCGAGCGAAATACGGCCAATGGGGCTGAGGCACTTTTGTTGAACACTACGGGCGCGCTAAATACGGCCAATGGGGCATTGGCACTTCGATTTAACACCACGGGCGCGCTAAATACGGCCAATGGGGCATCGGCACTTCGATCCAACACCACGGGCGAGCGAAATACGGCCAATGGGGCATCGGCACTTCGATCCAACACCACGGGCGAGCAAAATACGGCCAATGGGGCATTCGCACTTACTTCCAACACCACGGGCGTGCGAAATACGGCCAATGGGTCTGGGGCACTTGCTCTCAACACCACGGGCGCGCTAAATACGGCCAATGGGGGTGGGGCACTTGCTTTCAACACAACGGGCGATCAAAATACGGCCAATGGGGCTCGGGCACTCAGAAGTAATGAGACAGGTAGTTTTAATACCGCTATTGGGAGTGAGGCATTGGAAAATAGTACCGGAAGCTATAATGTCGCAATAGGGCATAACGCGCTCAGTTTGGTTACCGCCGGAGATAACAATATTGGCCTGGGTTCAGATGCAAGGGTTCCAAACACAACAGGGTCGCATCAAGTACGTATTGGCAACACACAAATCACTTATGCGGGTATACAGGTATCTTGGACAACGACTTCTGATGCGCGTTGGAAAGAGCACATACGTGAATTGCCTTATGGCCTTAATATGGTTGCTCAATTACGACCGGTAGATTATAGACGTAAGAATAACAATAAAAAAACACGTGAAATAGGTTTTATAGCCCAAGAAGTTGAACAAGTCTTATCTGACCTGGGGTATCAAGACCAAGGCGTATTGACCAAAGATGACAATGGTTTTATGAGTTTGAGATATAATGATTTTATACCAGTATTGACCAAGGCAATTCAAGAACAGCAGAAGATCATTGACGAGCAAGCAAAAAAAATCGCTGATCAAGAAGAAAAATTTCAAGACCAAGAAGGGCGACTTCAAAAATTGGAAGCCGCATTTTTGGCAAACAACTAG
- a CDS encoding ribonucleotide-diphosphate reductase subunit beta, whose product MSTTALEPILEENEDRFVIFPIKHDDLWEWYKKCEACFWTAEEIDLSEDLNDWNNKLNDDERYFIKHILAFFAASDGIVNENLAENFVSEVQYAEAKFFYGFQIMMENIHSETYSLLIDTYVKDEKEKNILFKAIENFPAIKKKADWALAWIESPSFAERLIAFAAVEGIFFSGAFCSIFWLKKRGLMPGLTFSNELISRDEGMHCDYAVHLHNKHLMNKVPKERITQILTNALDIEREFITESLPASLIGMNSKLMTQYLEFVTDRLLVELECDRVYNATNPFDFMDMISLQGKTNFFEKRVAEYQKAGVMNKDEDAQKISFDADF is encoded by the coding sequence ATGTCCACAACAGCGCTAGAGCCTATTTTGGAAGAAAATGAAGACCGCTTTGTTATCTTCCCCATTAAACACGATGACCTTTGGGAATGGTATAAAAAATGTGAGGCCTGCTTTTGGACAGCCGAGGAAATCGATCTAAGTGAAGACCTCAACGACTGGAACAATAAATTGAATGACGACGAGCGCTATTTCATCAAACACATCTTGGCTTTCTTTGCCGCTTCCGATGGTATCGTGAATGAAAATCTTGCGGAAAATTTTGTTAGTGAGGTGCAGTACGCCGAAGCAAAATTCTTCTATGGTTTTCAGATTATGATGGAGAACATCCATTCAGAAACCTATTCCTTGCTCATCGATACTTATGTAAAGGATGAAAAGGAAAAGAATATTCTCTTTAAAGCCATCGAGAACTTCCCGGCCATAAAGAAAAAAGCCGATTGGGCCTTGGCTTGGATTGAATCGCCTAGTTTCGCCGAGCGCTTGATCGCCTTTGCAGCTGTTGAGGGTATTTTCTTCTCGGGAGCGTTCTGCTCTATTTTTTGGTTGAAAAAAAGAGGCTTGATGCCAGGGCTTACCTTTTCGAACGAATTGATTTCGAGGGATGAAGGTATGCACTGCGACTACGCCGTGCACCTACACAATAAACACCTGATGAACAAGGTACCTAAAGAGCGAATTACGCAAATTTTGACCAACGCGCTCGACATTGAACGTGAGTTTATTACCGAGTCGCTTCCAGCAAGTTTAATCGGAATGAATTCAAAGCTGATGACACAGTATCTCGAGTTCGTAACCGATCGGTTATTGGTAGAATTGGAATGCGATCGTGTGTACAACGCTACCAATCCGTTTGACTTCATGGATATGATTTCCCTGCAAGGGAAAACCAATTTCTTTGAAAAAAGAGTAGCGGAATACCAAAAGGCGGGCGTGATGAACAAAGATGAAGATGCGCAGAAAATTAGCTTTGACGCCGATTTTTAA
- a CDS encoding ribonucleoside-diphosphate reductase subunit alpha: MFVVKRDGRKEVIMFDKITARVRKLCYGLNGLVDPLKVAMRVIEGLYDGVTTSELDNLAAEIAATMTTTHPDYAKLAARISVSNLHKNTKKSFSETMEDLYLYINPRTGKKAPLLSDEVYEVIMANSEKLDSTIIYNRDFGYDYFGFKTLERSYLLKLNGQIVERPQHMLMRVSVGIHLDDLDSVIETYELMSKKFFTHATPTLFNSGTPKPQMSSCFLLAMKDDSIDGIYDTLKQTAKISQSAGGIGLSIHNIRATGSYIAGTNGTSNGIVPMLQVFNDTARYVDQGGGKRKGSFAIYMEPWHADIYEFLDLKKNHGKEEMRARDLFYAMWISDLFMKRVEANADWTLMCPNECPGLFTHHSEEFEKLYLGYEAEGKGRKTVKARELWEKILESQIETGTPYMLYKDAANRKSNQKNLGTIRSSNLCTEIMEYTSPDEVAVCNLASIALPMFVKNGEFDHKELYRVTKRVTKNLNRVIDRNYYPVKEAENSNMRHRPIGLGVQGLADAFIMLRLPFTSDEAKKLNQEIFETLYFAAVTASMEAAKEEGVYSSYEGSPISEGLFQHNLWNIKDEELSGRWNWEKLRKDVKKNGVRNSLLVAPMPTASTSQILGNNECFEPYTSNIYTRRVLSGEFIVVNKHLLEDLVNLGLWNENMKQELMRANGSIQHIETIPQDIRDLYKTVWELSMKDIIDMSRHRGYFIDQSQSLNLFMENANYAKLTSMHFYAWKSGLKTGMYYLRTKAAVDAIKFTLDNTKKKEMPVSVAAEAEVVAATPPTAEEAAALPVQTTPLAAQTETDIQPMSPQEMKEMIARAKEGQADDDCLMCGS; this comes from the coding sequence ATGTTTGTAGTAAAAAGAGACGGAAGAAAAGAAGTAATCATGTTCGACAAGATTACCGCTCGTGTTCGAAAATTATGTTACGGCCTTAACGGTCTTGTAGACCCACTTAAAGTAGCCATGCGCGTCATAGAAGGGCTTTATGATGGTGTAACCACATCGGAATTGGATAATCTGGCAGCCGAAATCGCCGCTACCATGACCACTACCCACCCCGATTATGCAAAATTGGCCGCACGAATCTCCGTTTCGAACCTACACAAAAACACCAAAAAATCGTTCTCCGAAACCATGGAGGACCTGTATTTGTATATAAACCCCAGAACCGGGAAAAAAGCACCTTTGCTCTCTGATGAGGTATATGAGGTAATCATGGCCAACTCTGAGAAATTAGACTCTACCATCATTTATAACCGTGATTTCGGATACGACTATTTTGGCTTTAAAACATTGGAACGTTCCTATCTGTTAAAGCTTAACGGTCAAATCGTCGAACGACCACAGCATATGCTCATGCGTGTTTCAGTAGGGATACATTTAGACGACCTGGATTCGGTTATCGAAACCTATGAGTTGATGTCGAAGAAATTCTTCACCCATGCGACACCTACCCTATTCAACTCCGGAACTCCAAAGCCGCAGATGTCGTCCTGCTTCCTATTGGCGATGAAAGATGATAGTATCGATGGTATTTACGATACCCTCAAACAAACCGCGAAGATTTCGCAATCTGCGGGTGGTATCGGTCTGTCTATTCATAATATTAGAGCTACGGGATCATATATTGCCGGAACTAATGGCACTTCCAACGGCATCGTTCCTATGCTACAGGTATTTAACGACACGGCACGGTATGTGGATCAAGGTGGTGGAAAGCGTAAAGGCAGTTTCGCCATTTATATGGAACCATGGCATGCGGATATCTATGAGTTTTTAGACTTGAAAAAGAATCACGGTAAGGAAGAGATGCGTGCGCGCGACCTGTTCTATGCCATGTGGATTTCCGATTTGTTCATGAAAAGAGTCGAGGCCAATGCCGATTGGACGTTGATGTGCCCGAACGAATGTCCAGGCTTGTTCACCCACCACAGTGAAGAATTTGAAAAACTGTACCTGGGTTACGAAGCCGAGGGCAAAGGCCGAAAAACGGTAAAGGCAAGGGAACTTTGGGAAAAAATATTGGAATCCCAAATCGAGACCGGAACACCCTACATGCTGTACAAAGACGCTGCAAATCGCAAGAGCAACCAAAAGAATTTAGGTACGATTCGTTCTTCGAATTTATGTACTGAAATCATGGAATATACCTCTCCGGACGAGGTAGCCGTTTGCAACTTGGCATCTATCGCCTTGCCGATGTTCGTCAAAAACGGCGAATTTGACCATAAAGAACTTTATCGTGTGACCAAGCGCGTTACCAAAAATCTCAATAGGGTCATCGATCGAAATTATTACCCGGTTAAGGAAGCTGAAAATTCCAATATGCGTCACAGGCCGATTGGCTTGGGCGTACAGGGCTTGGCCGATGCCTTTATTATGTTGCGTTTGCCTTTTACCAGCGACGAAGCCAAAAAACTGAACCAAGAAATATTCGAAACCTTATATTTTGCTGCCGTTACCGCCTCTATGGAAGCTGCCAAAGAAGAAGGGGTGTACTCTTCCTATGAAGGCTCACCGATTTCCGAAGGGCTATTTCAGCACAACCTTTGGAACATTAAGGATGAAGAACTTTCAGGACGTTGGAACTGGGAGAAACTTCGGAAGGATGTAAAAAAGAACGGCGTACGGAACTCGCTCTTGGTGGCTCCCATGCCAACCGCGTCTACTTCTCAGATTTTGGGCAACAATGAATGTTTCGAGCCGTATACCTCGAACATTTACACCCGTCGTGTGCTGTCCGGAGAATTCATTGTAGTGAACAAACATCTTTTGGAAGACCTCGTTAACTTAGGTCTATGGAACGAGAATATGAAGCAGGAACTAATGCGCGCCAATGGCTCGATACAGCACATCGAAACCATTCCGCAAGACATTCGTGACTTGTACAAGACGGTTTGGGAACTGAGCATGAAAGACATCATCGACATGTCAAGACACAGAGGTTATTTTATAGACCAAAGCCAGTCGCTGAACCTTTTTATGGAAAATGCGAACTACGCCAAACTTACCTCGATGCACTTTTATGCATGGAAGAGCGGCTTAAAAACCGGCATGTATTATTTACGTACCAAAGCTGCGGTAGATGCTATAAAATTCACCCTCGACAATACGAAGAAAAAGGAAATGCCGGTGAGTGTCGCCGCAGAGGCCGAGGTAGTTGCCGCAACGCCGCCTACAGCGGAGGAGGCCGCAGCGCTACCAGTTCAAACCACTCCTTTGGCCGCACAGACCGAAACGGACATTCAACCAATGTCGCCTCAGGAAATGAAAGAAATGATCGCAAGGGCGAAAGAAGGCCAAGCCGATGATGATTGTTTGATGTGCGGTTCATAA
- a CDS encoding gluconate 2-dehydrogenase subunit 3 family protein, with the protein MDRRKALRSMGLAMGYTVATPTLISLMQSCKGEPVLEWTPDFFTKEEGAVLTKLVDIILPKTDTPSASEVQTNIFIDRFSNEVMEKEQQDFLKMTMGRFMDKSMKDGGKEKATDLTAEDLEKTLAEALKVTKEDQVKMFETINSYNEAIAKGETPNLEDNIAQFAFANNLRGMTIWGYKTSEYVGEEVLAYLPVPGEYIACGDLQELTEGKAWSL; encoded by the coding sequence ATGGATAGAAGAAAAGCACTTAGAAGTATGGGCCTTGCCATGGGATACACTGTGGCCACACCAACCTTGATCAGTTTAATGCAAAGTTGTAAGGGCGAACCAGTATTGGAATGGACACCTGATTTTTTCACAAAGGAAGAGGGGGCCGTTTTGACCAAACTTGTAGATATTATTCTACCCAAGACCGACACGCCTTCGGCATCCGAAGTTCAGACAAACATTTTTATAGATCGTTTCTCCAATGAGGTCATGGAAAAAGAACAGCAAGATTTCCTTAAAATGACCATGGGCCGATTTATGGATAAGAGTATGAAAGATGGTGGGAAAGAAAAAGCAACGGACCTTACCGCCGAGGATTTAGAAAAAACCTTGGCCGAAGCACTTAAGGTCACGAAAGAAGATCAAGTGAAAATGTTCGAAACGATCAATTCGTACAACGAGGCGATCGCAAAGGGTGAAACTCCGAACTTAGAGGACAACATAGCACAGTTCGCCTTTGCTAATAACCTTCGGGGAATGACGATTTGGGGTTATAAGACTTCCGAATACGTTGGAGAAGAGGTCTTGGCGTATCTTCCGGTTCCCGGTGAGTACATTGCTTGTGGAGATCTACAGGAACTTACAGAAGGTAAAGCGTGGTCTCTTTAA
- a CDS encoding hydroxypyruvate isomerase family protein, with amino-acid sequence MKRRSFIQKTALTGGAVSLGGAFAYGAKPDSPMKHSFNLKYAPHLGMFQHHAGEDPIAQLNFMADQGFTAFEDNGMRGREIALQEKMAKTMQERGLEMGVFVAHDIYWKEPNLASGDAEKRAEFLEHIRQSVEVAKRVNAKWMTVVPGHVDLGLSMGYQTAHVVESLKQASAILEPHGLIMVLEPLNFRNHPGLFLTGSPQAYEVCKAVGSPSCKILFDIYHQQIQEGNLIPNMEASWDEIAYIQIGDNPGRKEPTTGEINYNNVFKFIHSKAFTGILGMEHGNSKEDKAGEQAVIDAYKKVDDFL; translated from the coding sequence ATGAAACGAAGAAGTTTTATTCAAAAAACGGCCTTGACCGGCGGAGCTGTTTCGCTTGGCGGGGCTTTTGCTTACGGTGCCAAACCGGACTCTCCAATGAAACATTCGTTCAATCTCAAATATGCACCGCACTTAGGCATGTTTCAACACCATGCGGGAGAAGACCCTATCGCGCAGTTGAATTTCATGGCCGATCAAGGTTTTACCGCATTCGAGGATAATGGTATGCGAGGCCGCGAAATAGCCTTGCAAGAAAAGATGGCAAAAACGATGCAAGAGCGCGGTCTTGAAATGGGCGTTTTCGTTGCCCACGATATCTATTGGAAGGAGCCCAATTTAGCTTCTGGCGACGCTGAGAAGCGCGCTGAATTTTTGGAGCATATACGGCAATCGGTGGAAGTTGCCAAACGAGTCAATGCAAAATGGATGACCGTTGTACCTGGGCATGTGGATTTAGGCCTCTCCATGGGATACCAGACGGCGCATGTCGTCGAATCGTTAAAACAGGCCTCGGCAATACTCGAACCGCACGGATTGATTATGGTACTGGAACCCTTGAATTTTAGAAATCATCCGGGACTTTTTCTTACGGGTTCCCCGCAGGCATACGAGGTATGCAAAGCAGTAGGTTCCCCCTCATGCAAAATACTTTTCGATATTTACCACCAACAAATCCAAGAAGGGAATCTGATTCCTAATATGGAAGCTTCTTGGGATGAAATCGCTTATATCCAAATTGGAGACAATCCTGGTCGCAAAGAACCTACTACAGGGGAAATCAACTACAACAACGTCTTTAAGTTCATCCATAGCAAAGCATTTACCGGGATTTTGGGAATGGAGCACGGTAATTCCAAAGAAGACAAAGCAGGGGAGCAGGCCGTTATCGATGCGTATAAAAAGGTCGATGACTTTCTTTAA